In the genome of Arachis stenosperma cultivar V10309 chromosome 2, arast.V10309.gnm1.PFL2, whole genome shotgun sequence, the window ATTAAGGATACAACTTTCACTGATCAAACAAATTCTAAAATAATTGCCAAAAAAGATGTGGAAATCAATTCTGAAATTGTGCCAGAATTAGTTGGAACACAAACAGAAAAAGAAATACCACAATCAAAAAAGGAGCTTCGATGTTATGTTCGGAAATATCCCAAGAAGAATAGAGACCAGCCATCATCTCTGTACCAACCCAATCTGAAAACCCGGAAGACGGCCCAACTGTAGTACCTGAGGATCTTCTAGATAAATCTGAAATTGCTACTTCTAATAATAATTTGCCAATAGCCCTTAGGAAAGAAACCAGAACCtgcaccaaaaaggtactcaaAACCAGCACCAATCATCCTATTTCCAATTATGTCTCTTACCAAAATCTCTCTCAAAAACATCGAGCTTTTACTTCTAAAATTACAAATCTGTTTGAGCCTAGGAATATAGAGGAAGCACTAGATGATCCCAATTGGAAATTAGCAGTGATGAAAGAGTGGCATGCACTCAAGAAGAATGAAACTTGGGAGATTATAGATCTGCCACAGAATACAAAATTGGTTGGCTGAAGGTGGGTTTTCAACATCAAGTGCAATGCTGATGGAAGCATAGAGAGGTATAAGGCTAGGTTAGTAGCTAGGGGATTTACACAAACCTATGAAGTAGATTATTGAGAGACCTTTGCTCTAGTTGCTAAACTCAACTCTGTGTGGATTCTCTTATCTCTTGCTGCGAATTACAATTGACCTTTACATCAATTGGATGTAAAGAATGCTTTCCTGAATGGGGAGCTAGAGGAAGAGGTGTTCATGAAACTTCCACCTGGATTTGAGGCTGAACTAGGGAGGAATAAAGTGTGCAAACTAAAGAAATCTCTCTATGGATTGAAACAATCCCCAAGAGCTTGGTTTGAACGACTTGGAATGGTGGTGAAGGGACTTGGTTATACTCAAAGCCAAGCTGACCATACGCTTTTCTATAAACATTCAGCAGTTAATAAAACTGCCATTTTAATTGTATATGTGGATGACATTATTCTGACAGGTGATGATAGCTTGGAGCTAAAAGACTTGAAAGAAAAGCTTGCCAAAGcttttgaaatcaaagaactTGGCTCATTAAAATACTTTCTTGGAATTGAATTTGCAAGGTCTAAGGAAGGCATTTTTATGAACCAACGAAAGTACATCCTAGATCTTTTAAAAGAGACGGGATTACTTGGTTATAAAGCTGCTAAAACACCTATAGAGCCTAACTTAAAATTTAAGCCAGCTGAACCAGAAAATGTAATGGACAAAGGGAGATATCAGCGGTTAGTGGGGAGGCTAATATATTTATCCCATACACGCCTGGATATAGCCTTTGCTGTGAGCATGGTAAGCTAGTTTATGCATTCACCTGGCCGAGAACACATGGATGCTATCTTTAGAATCCTAAGGTACTTGAAGGGGTCGCCTGGGAAAGGGTTACTCTACAAAAACTATGAACATCTTCAAGTAGAAGCCTATACAGATGCAGATTGGGTTGGGAACGTCATGGATAGAAGGTCAACATCTGGGTATTGCACCTTTGTTGGAGGAAACCTGGTTAGTTGGAGGAGTAAAAAGCAGAGTGTTGTGCCACGAAGTAGTGCAGAAGCTGAGTTTAGAGCAGTGGCTCATGGAATATGTGAAGTACTATGAGTAGAGAAAATCCTACAAGAACTAAGGTTCCCATTTCTCCACCAATAAGGTTGTACTGTGACAAAAAATCTGCAATTTCTATTGCCCATAATCCAGTTCTGCATGATAGAAATAAACATGTTGAAGTTGACAAGCATTTTATAAAGGAAAAGATTGAGAGAGGATTACCCAAGAAGACCTTTGATAGCATAATAAGCAAGCTGTCAATGAAGGATATCTTCAAGCCAGCTTGAGGGGGAGTGTTGACtagatcaaatcaaaatcagaTTTCTAATTTATTTCATGAATCTTTTCTGTAAatagaattaattataatatcCTTTCCGGTTTTAGTTTAGCTTATTTTTAGGGATTTTATGATTAgaaatcttttcttattttaggCTTGTATTTTTTCCATTTTCTAGTTATTTCTATTTCTGTAATTCCTCTATAAAGAGATGATTTCCTGTACATTTgaatatacataatatttagACACTTCAAGTGTTAGTTTATTCATATTGGGAATTTTGAGTTATATATTTCTTACTCCTAAAATGCATTGTTGCTAAaagtatataataaatatcTATTTAGGTTTCTTAAATTTATTCCTTGTCTTCTATTCAGGTGGATGAATGGTCAGCATTTAAGGGCACGGCCATTACAGGAAGTGGCCCAACTTATTGGAGACCACTGGAAGGCATCTGGCTTACTCACAGTATCAACAGGGCCTTTTGTTGATGTGAGATTTGATTCCATATGTTCTTGATTCAGTCTCATTCTAAGTAGAATTCTATTTAATCATTTTCCAAGGCACTTGAATTTATTTAGTATGATTTTGTTGTGTCGTAAACCATTAGACTCAAGTAAATTAACTATCTAATTGATATGTGGTTGACTAACAGGAGGCAATTGAGCTGCTTAAGGATGGAATTGACTTGATACCTGATGCAGATACGGCGCTTTCTAACTTGCTTTCTTATCCAATACATTCTACTTTACAAAGGTATAGCCTAATAATGTATGTGATATGACTTCTTTAGTGAATCTAGCTTTGCAAATATTTAAGGTCAACATCCTTCAGCTAATCGACGTTGTCTataaattatatctattttttagaTGTAAAGTATGATGCATAGATTGAGATTCCTGATTGCAACTTTGTACATGTTGCTGGCAGCCATGAAGCAGAATCAGTCATACAAGACGATCTCTCCAATTTTCTTGTCAGCCTGTTGGCTGCCTATGATAATGGTGAGCTGGTAGCTGCACTTGAAGAAGGCCATGATGGTTGGAAAAAGTGGGTGAAAGCATTCGGTAAATCCCTTAAGCGCAAGGTAAGCTGAATTGAATGCATATTTGTataaataaaaggatgaagTTAGAGGAATAGCTCTTCATGAGAGAGATAAACTACTTTGGGTTATTGGATCGCATATCAGTTGACAGGATTAAAACATAAAATCATGTGATTTTACCTTTTAAATTGTGCCATATACGTATAGTTATATGGATCACATTCACTTATCTAACTCTTGAAATAAATATCAATGCTAAAATAAAGGTTTTTCTTAATGTTCCAGGGGAAATCTCTTTTCATGCCTCTCCGACTTCTGTTGACTGGAAAACTCCATGGACCAGATATGGGAGCTAGTGTGGTATTGCTCTATAAAGCTGAAACTACTAGCATTGTTGCTCCTGAAGCTGGCTTTGTGACACTCGATGAAAGATTTAAAATACTTAGGCAGATTGACTGGGAAACATTGTCTAAGGATCATCCTGTCAAAGAGACTGCTGGTTCTGTATCTAACTGAGAACTCAGTTCTGAGGTCTGTTTAACTAATAACACCATGGTTTCCTTTATTCATTTTCTCCTTTGCAAGTtagtttttgttattttatctctATATATTCTCTAGTTAGAACATATCTACAATCATTTCCTAGATATCGTCCGTTTTTTGTTGAAACATGTTCCATTTATTTCCAAATCATGAATATTTACGAGTAGGTAATTGTTGGTATTTATTAGTTAAAGTCTAAACGTCAAGTCTTGCAGTTGAAAAACTTGATTTAGTTTTACTAAATATAATATTCTATACACATATCCTATTTTTTTGCaaaattttcttgttctgtACCCTATGTATTGTGCTCATGCCTATGCAAGGTAGGATTCAACCAAGTTAGATGTGTATTGTTGGATTAACCTTAGGTTAACATGGTCTGATATCCAGTATGAGTGAGATGGAAATTTTTCTTCGTTCCTGTTGCTCATGGAATTTTTTCTACATGGTGTGAACGTACAGGAGAGATTAAACTTGAAGCGACACGAGTAACCTGATGGTAGATTTAGATCAATTGAGGGAATGAGATGATTCAGATTGTTTCATAAAACGAGTTGGTTAGGAAGGGCTTATGACTATTGGTTCTTCTGCAGGTCATCTGGTTTTTGCTTTTATTGCTTCTGTTTATTTAAGGAGATGCAAATACATGtcttttgtttccttttttgttttctctttttttaacaattattaCCAATATTGGTGTGAAATTTTCTAAGTGGTTTTAAGAATTTGCTTGTTATTTTGATATGTTAAACTGAATTGATTGAGTTCTCTAATTATGAAATAATGATTCTACCAGACGACCTACTAATACTATAATAATAATTGGTGCTTTGAAGCCTTCCAAAAGTTAGCCAAGTCAATGAAAACGTCTTTCTTCTTTGCTAGATATCTTACATGGCTTTGTTGGgaaaattttttgatattttaaccTTGATGGAGGGTTACCTTTAAGGAATAAAGTGATCTATTGTCATTGTAGCTGTTTATTGTGTGGAATGTAAATTTAGGTGTAACTGTGCAAGAGTGAGAACATTTGCTGGCTTGAAAACTAGTATCATAGCTTGTTTAAGAAAGCCAAAGTATTAGAACTTATTTCAGTACAATTGTTTGTGTATAAATTATCTTAAGAGTTAAGAGTGGTTTGTTGAGTACATTGGCTCAACAGTTGTTTTAAGCTAATCAAATTTGTTTACATAGTACAAAACTgttcttttttaatataaaatattaaaaatggtATAGAATGTCGGGGTATGCAAGATTCCATCTCGTCCATGttcaaaatatattttggtGGCTTTGGGTTTGTAacatttgttatttttattcaatGTCATTTTGGACTTAGATTTAGGTTGTGCTTTGAATAGTTTATTTTATAACCAAGTTGGGTTGGTTTAGTGGTTAGTTTACTAGTCCGTTTAAATAAGTGTCGAGGATTCGAATTTTGCCTTATGCATACAATAATCCATTGGCTAATGACAAATTCTTAAATGTAGCTTAGATTCACAATGAATTAGTTCTTAATCTGTCAGGTTAAGCGAtactgtaaaaaaaaaaaactaaaatggTAAATTAGCAAAATGATATTTGAAAGTTCATAGCTTACTTCAAAAGATGACTGATAAGGGAAAGATTTAAGtgtgataaaaataattttttaaaaagtagtAACGAGTTTTATATTTGAcaaaatatttgtatatttgATTCGAATTTTTATGGAAATGTTTAGATAAGTATTTAAGATGTATGTAAACAATTGAAGCAAAATTTAATTaccaatttttctatttttataaaaagtttggccatttatgaaaaaaatctatttaatgtaaaatcattaaatttaaaacatgaaaaatattttattttttaattatatttgtaattaataattatagttGGGACTTGGGATCAGGGTGTTTAACATATTTTTACAGGTCTTTATGTTGAGTTTCCTGCTATGACACTAAAGATATGGATAACCCACTTGTATGATATTATTGTCTGTTGGAAAGAATGCCATGGTTAGCACTTATCCCGGACATGTTATTTCAACTGCTATTTTTCCACTAGCGGGAAGGTAGAATTATAATTTGGTATATACCATGTTTATATGATTAGACTATTAGAATAGTATTTAATTACAAAGTTTAAACTTTCAACTGAAATGATTGGAGACAAGAATACCATTATAGACAAATAAAGGTGACGCAAATAAGGCAAATGCTACATCATATGAAAAAATGAGACGGTATTCTCTCACACTCAAATTATAtttgttgtattattttattattatggtTAATATCACCtcaaattaatataaattatttttttattattaatacttTCATGGTTATTATTAGGGTAgtgctagggagccaatggtCTAAActtacaatgtgtacaatgggctaAATTTTTTGTccatgaataaaatgaacatcatcCGTATTATTCAGAATAACCATCCGGATACcaggataataaacatctcatgtCATAAAATCACTCATCCAAAAACTTAAGTTGATTTTAGAGTTCACTAAAGATCAAATCTTTGACCTTTCAGATCTAGAACTCTAATACTATGTCATGAacccactcatcccaaaagcatAATTTGATAGAACAATGTAATACTAATCatcatatctctaatacttcctaaacctcaattatacacattgtacgcTTAGGCTATTGGCTCCCTGTACTTTCTCAACTATTAAATGTGTCCAATAATATTTACGATTTTTTTTACGATATTGAACATTTATATCATTTTGGTTAAATATACATTTACTTTCTTGAAATTCGCTTTCTCTATTCATACATAAGTGTCCTTTAAGTCACCAAAAAATACATAAGTGTCCTTTACGTTCCACCCATTAAAATATCTGCAATCTAAAATAGATGTCATTATTATTATACTTGAAAAAAGATAATTCGAtcgtaaaaataaaataaaagtgcaTTTTACCtagaataaatatttattttatttgtcaaaCTGTTACGACAAATAGAGGAAAGGATTTGAAGACTCAGCTGGTAAAACGGCACACTAAAGCGGCATGGACGCGGGCCTCATTTTGAACATTgtatttaactatttattttgCGAAATGTTCTGGTCCAATTTATTAACTTGTATATTCAAACACTTGGGTGATGTTCATTAGGTCGTTTAAGTAAGTGTTAGAGTTTGAATCACGTATATTATTAATAGAAGaatgctacacatacaagtaaTTTTTGtttacaagtcttacaagttggGCCTAACACGCGCGTTACTGAATCATTTTCGCATGTTTCATCTTCGTTTCCTTTTttacgaaaaagaagaagaagagacacagagaaagaagaagaagaagaaaaagaggaagtacggagaaacaagaagaagaaaaagaggcacacaaaaaaatgtgaaaacggcgtgaatataaatgacttgtatgATTTGTATGGAAAAGCGTTCTCTCTTTGCCTTCGATCGatctctttctgtttttttcgattttcatggtttctgaaatcaaactttgaaattgttttgaagatgatggaattacagaaatacacctgaacgattacagaaatacacccaaaggatttaagaaatacacccaaaggatttaagaaatacacccaataTAGAAGGAGACAgtatatttcttcttgaaaTCTTTTAATGTTTTGCTAGTTAAGGATGAGGCACATGACAGagataatctaaaaaaaatctagaagaacagtaaaatagtaccttgaataatgtttcttcgttttttctggtgattttgatgaaggagaaagagaaaacgaaaagaggagaagaaatttcaataaaaaaaagagggagCAAGAGGTGGTGTTGATAGCGATGATAACGAGAGAGAAAAAttacgaaaaaaaagaaaaagagatacggaaaaagaggaagagaaagcacggagaaagaagaaaaagaaaaaaaggcaCAAAAAAAAACCATAAATTGGCgtgaatataaataatttgtatAATTTATATTGAAAATCAATTGTATGTAAAGAATTACTcttattaataaaattcaaactatTACAACATTCACTTAGAGGGGAAAAGGCTTGAGATACATAATTCCCTTTGTACAAGTGGGTCAAGACAATTTTCTTTAAAGAAAacttttaaaaatcaatttaaaaaattattatatcaaACTTTTTTCAAGACAAATGAATTCCTAACAAATAAAGTATCTGAATAATTTGACGTCAAAACGTAACATTTAATGCGCCAGCTCATCACTCAAACGTGCCACTTAAACAATTTCTGTTACGGAAAAGTCGCATTGTCCTAAAACGTTAAGGGGCAAGGACCGAATTgagctctttttttttttttttttagttagaaGGCACTTTGTCCTTCGAGGTAATATTCAGGACTGGTTAGGTGTTCACTACTTCACTCTTAATTTAAGTTCCCTTTTTATGCTTCaagacaattaaaaaaaaaactttaattttagtAAATCCCACATGAATAGACTgtatttttttctgcttttcttGCACCGGCTAGAGAAGATTTATATTTGAATCACAACGCTGACAGCAGTTTATTAGTTACGCATAACAAAGAACCTTAAATCTACAATGAGCTGCCGAGTCAAAACATCTATCCTCAAGGCAAAATCATTTTTCCAAGGCCGCATGTCCTCATCGAATATATGGGAACCCCTTAACTAACAAAAGAATGATGTTATTTAAATGAGAGCAATAACAAGTTTGCAGCAGCAATGGCACGATAGATACTAAGGTCAAGGACAAGCTTTGTTCCACAAACATAAATATTTCAGGAGCAAGGAAACAAAACAACCGAAGTCTTCAAGCAGCAACTTGTCCAAAGAGCAGCTTTCGGATCTGCAATAAGGAGCAagaaatttcactaatttaatgATTTTACATGGTTAAACCTAGGACTAACTCCCCATTTACTCCAATAACTTCACAACCAGTTCATCACTTCATCAAACATACGATATTTGAGGGCAGAGCCAAAACTATCCCAAGACCAGAATATCATATAAGAAGATCATATAATTAGCTTTTTAGAGAAGGACAACTTTATGATACTACCCTGCCATGTGCTACAATCAAAAGGCATAACTAGGAGGTCACATACTTAAATTTAATGTGTAGAGAAAGAAAGGAATcattatttctaaaatttagtGTCAATCTAAGAGTAAGTACAGAAGCTACTTCTTAGAAAGCTTTGTTTGAAGAGCTTAACCCTACAGTACCTCCCAGTTCCAAGCCTCATTCAATTTCCAGTAATTGACCTAGTTGTCCATCACTAGGTAATATTAACCTAACTTGTTTTATTTCAATGTCAAAGTTTCAAATTCCAATATcttgaaaataaactaaatttCTAGTTAGAGTAAATCGAAGTATTCACAATACAGATACTTCAGAGCAAAGCATTCAACAAAGACAGCACAAGTcacagaaaaagaaaattgcTATGCATCAAAAAATTACCTCAGGAAGCTTTTTACGGAACACCACATCCAGTCGTGCATCAAGTGTATTTTCACACACAATCTTTCCATCTCGGGAAGCCAATACAACCCCACCAGAGCTGAACATCAACATATACAATCAAGTTTACTGAAACTGATATCTTAATATGGAGCAGCAAAATAGCTAATACAGTTTCAGGAAACACATTCTGTCAAGTACAATTCTATAAACTAAAAGCATGCCTGAATGTATTGTATCAGCTAATCAAGAGAAGGAACAGTATGGAAAAGAAGCGAGGGCCTGACTACCAGAGGAAGACAGTTATTTAGGGATTTAAAATTAAACCAAACATTACCAGTAAGGTTCATGATCGCTGTGATGGCTGGGTGCAGGTGGAAGATACACCTCGCGGTCAACAATGATCTCTGGTGGATGAACATTTGCTTTGTCAGCATACTCCTGTGCAGCTGAGTCCAATACATGCTCTACCGAGTGTACATCTTCTTTCCGACATCTCAGTAAGACAGAAGGTTCTTTCAGCCTTAGCAAACTCTGTCAACAATGCTTATGTTATGTTCGCCCTCCACAAACTTACAAATAAGGTAGTCAATGAAATAACATCTGAATGGAATAAGATAATGAACCTATGATGACACTGACAGACACCATAAAAGACCATGGTTGCTTTCATATGAGCAATTGACTATGATAtagattttataaaataattaacatCAGTTTCTTGATGTCAAAATGTAATTGCAAGAACATATACATAGAATAATACCATCATTGGCTAAACAAATTTAATGTATAGAATTACTTATCAAAACTGCAAGATCAAACCACACTTAGTTTGATTTGCAATATTTGATTCTTAACTGACCTGAACAATGAGTTCTTTCAGAAGGTTTCTGTACACATGGTGATGATGGTTCACATTCAAAAGCTCCTTGGCCGCAGCTTCTTTCATGGAACCAACCACCTCATCTTGAGCTTGAAGAACTTTTATGCGAGAAGCATTCAACTGCATCGAGTACTCGCTGCAACAAAAAATTATGCCATGAATCTTATACTGAGGAACTAGCACCATTTTGGAAGTCAAAATAAGATCAATAGTGGAGGCAGACTAGCTTCACATCcccaaataaattaattaattgtgcCTCCAAACTAAAACTCCGGATCTCACCCATTTCATTAGAATTTCTTATACATGATATGTTGGCAACAACATCATATTCAAGTAATTATCACCGAAAACACACCACACCAAAAGTTAGAAAACAATTGAGAATCAAAACCAAGATCAATCAAAATCAAGCACAAAATGCAGGTAACAATTGTTATGGATTTCAGTGAACAGAACCACAAGGATGAAGAATCCACTAGACCATGACTATAAGCCTGGTGCAAAGATCATGACATATAAGGATCAAGAATAATGCAAATAGCCTTAATGTCCGAAGATCTAAAATTGAGTGCGAATCATGCCAATAGATGAAAAAATTCACAGGAATTTCTAGCGGTGTAAAAGGTGTATAGTATAGTGAGTTACATCTTCTTGCGAACTTCGACTT includes:
- the LOC130960196 gene encoding V-type proton ATPase subunit E-like, with translation MNDADVSKQIQQMVNFIRQEAEEKANEISVSAEEEFNIEKLQLVEAEKKKIRQEYERKQKQVEVRKKIEYSMQLNASRIKVLQAQDEVVGSMKEAAAKELLNVNHHHHVYRNLLKELIVQSLLRLKEPSVLLRCRKEDVHSVEHVLDSAAQEYADKANVHPPEIIVDREVYLPPAPSHHSDHEPYCSGGVVLASRDGKIVCENTLDARLDVVFRKKLPEIRKLLFGQVAA